The Quercus robur chromosome 7, dhQueRobu3.1, whole genome shotgun sequence genome has a segment encoding these proteins:
- the LOC126692631 gene encoding protein SCARECROW-like, with the protein MTACTWLDVDVNGSNNSNKNTDNNSPLTTSASNNNNNNNNNNSSRMSRCYEEQPRNHRHHQLSNGKMLRKRMASEIETEVQTSTTCTAPDTNKNNDYTRFSRRVGSNTTVNGSSSSFQGAGNNNHVGSVDNFTAAATIPNPSQTNNYSTMLPSSTTNLTSMTSVGGFLSCVTPPNLSPAAQPQPQISTTPAAVSVSVCGFSGLPLFPSERSQNISNNTTTNINGNSSRSLPNTNNNNNKASVCGVSMEEGSAWIDGIIKDLIHSSNNVSIPQLIQNVREIIFPCNPNLAAVLEYRLRSLTSADPIPNYAPAAAELRRSRTTVVQQQAGQQTPLLPVSTSEAMNQLYLHWGVTPLPTASPNPTVQVQLQEEHQQQEHSSPPDTAILMPSTTSIASATTPTNIVHTSRERKEEMRQQKTDEQGLHLLTLLLQCAESVSADNFEEANNMLLEISELSTPFGTAAQRVAAYFSEAMSARLVSSCLGIYGSLPNSGHSYSQKMASAFQVFNGISPLVKFSHFTANQAIQEAFEREERVHIIDLDIMQGLQWPGLFHILASRPRGPPYVRLTGLGTSMDALEATGKRLSDFAEKLGLPFEFIPLADKPGNLDPERLNVSKREAVAVHWLQHSLYDVTGSDTNMLWLLQRLAPKVVTVVEQDLSHAGSFLGRFVEAIHYYSALFDSLGASYGEESEERHVVEQQLLSREIRNVLAVGGPSRSGEVKFHNWREKLQQCGFKPLSLAGNAATQATLLLGMFPSDGYTLVEDNGALKLGWKDLCLLTASAWRPPFPATTSTHHY; encoded by the exons ATGACTGCTTGTACTTGGCTTGATGTTGATGTCAATGGCAGTAATAATAGCAACAAAAATACAGATAACAATAGTCCCTTGACTACGAGTGcctccaacaacaacaacaacaacaacaacaacaatagcaGCAGGATGTCAAGGTGCTACGAGGAACAACCACGTAATCATCGTCATCATCAGCTGTCTAACGGAAAGATGCTGAGAAAAAGGATGGCTTCTGAGATTGAGACGGAGGTTCAGACATCCACCACATGTACAGCCCCTGATACCAACAAGAATAATGATTATACTAGGTTTTCCCGGCGAGTTGGCAGTAACACCACCGTGAATGGTAGCTCTAGCTCGTTTCAAGGTGCTGGTAATAACAATCATGTCGGTTCGGTGGACAACTTCACTGCAGCAGCTACTATACCAAATCCAAGTCAGACCAACAACTACTCCACTATGCTACCTTCATCCACCACCAATTTGACCAGTATGACGTCAGTTGGTGGGTTTTTATCTTGTGTTACTCCTCCAAACTTAAGTCCTGCGGCCCAGCCCCAACCCCAAATAAGCACTACCCCTGCTGCTGTTTCTGTCTCTGTGTGCGGGTTCTCAGGCCTGCCCTTGTTTCCTTCCGAAAGGAGTCAAAATATTAGTAATAATACCACTACCAACATCAACGGCAACAGCAGCAGAAGCCTTcctaatactaataataataataataaggcgAGTGTTTGTGGCGTTTCCATGGAAGAAGGCTCGGCGTGGATCGACGGCATCATAAAGGATCTAATCCACAGCTCCAACAACGTGTCTATTCCACAGCTCATCCAGAACGTGAGAGAGATTATTTTTCCTTGCAATCCTAATCTTGCTGCTGTCCTCGAGTACAGGCTTCGCTCCCTAACTTCAGCCGATCCCATCCCAAATTATGCGCCGGCAGCAGCGGAACTCAGGAGATCAAGGACTACTGTAGTGCAGCAACAAGCAGGCCAACAGACTCCGCTGCTTCCTGTTTCTACTTCTGAAGCTATGAATCAATTGTATCTGCACTGGGGAGTTACACCCCTTCCTACCGCTTCCCCTAACCCTACCGTCCAAGTTCAATTGCAAGAGGAGCATCAACAACAGGAACACTCTTCCCCTCCAGATACTGCAATATTAATGCCGTCTACTACTTCTATTGCTAGTGCGACCACCCCAACTAATATTGTCCATACAAGCagagagaggaaagaagagATGCGTCAGCAGAAGACAGACGAACAAGGCTTACACCTCCTCACCTTGCTCTTGCAATGCGCCGAATCTGTCTCCGCTGATAATTTTGAGGAAGCAAACAACATGCTTCTGGAGATTTCGGAACTTTCAACGCCTTTTGGTACTGCCGCGCAGCGTGTGGCTGCTTATTTCTCCGAGGCTATGTCCGCAAGACTGGTGAGCTCGTGCCTTGGAATATATGGGTCGCTGCCCAATTCAGGCCATAGTTATAGCCAAAAGATGGCTTCTGCCTTTCAAGTATTCAATGGCATCAGCCCCCTCGTCAAGTTTTCGCATTTCACAGCTAATCAGGCTATACAGGAAGCATTCGAGAGGGAGGAAAGAGTTCACATCATTGATCTAGACATCATGCAAGGTCTCCAGTGGCCTGGTCTCTTTCACATCCTTGCTTCTAGACCCCGCGGACCACCTTATGTGCGCCTCACTGGCCTAGGAACCTCCATGGATGCTCTCGAGGCTACTGGCAAGCGCTTGTCCGATTTCGCCGAGAAATTAGGCCTTCCCTTTGAGTTCATTCCTCTCGCAGATAAACCCGGCAATTTGGACCCAGAGAGGCTTAATGTCAGCAAGAGGGAAGCCGTTGCTGTTCACTGGTTGCAACATTCTCTTTACGATGTCACTGGTTCCGACACCAATATGCTGTGGCTTTTGCAGAG ATTGGCACCAAAAGTGGTGACGGTGGTAGAGCAGGACCTGAGCCACGCAGGTTCATTCTTGGGAAGGTTTGTGGAGGCAATACACTACTACTCGGCACTGTTTGATTCACTCGGGGCAAGCTACGGAGAGGAGAGCGAGGAAAGGCACGTGGTAGAGCAGCAGTTGCTATCCAGGGAGATCCGGAATGTGCTGGCTGTTGGGGGCCCATCGAGGAGTGGAGAAGTGAAGTTCCATAACTGGAGGGAGAAGCTGCAGCAGTGTGGGTTCAAGCCCCTCTCTTTGGCAGGGAATGCTGCCACCCAGGCCACCCTGCTTCTTGGTATGTTCCCTTCCGATGGTTACACCTTGGTTGAGGACAATGGCGCCCTCAAGCTTGGTTGGAAAGACCTTTGCTTGCTCACTGCTTCTGCCTGGAGGCCTCCATTTCCTGCTACTACCTCTACCCATCACTATTGA